Proteins encoded by one window of Vitis riparia cultivar Riparia Gloire de Montpellier isolate 1030 chromosome 11, EGFV_Vit.rip_1.0, whole genome shotgun sequence:
- the LOC117925310 gene encoding glucan endo-1,3-beta-glucosidase 13-like: MARGFRLIFATSLLLTLLGLCRGSTIGVCYGRNADDLPTPDKVAQLVQLHKIKYLRIYDSNIQVLKAFANTGVELMIGISNSDLLPFSQFQSNADTWLRNSILPYYPATRITHITVGAEVTESPNNASSMVVPAMKNVLTALRKAGLHKKIKVSSTHSLGILSRSFPPSAGAFNSSHAFFLKPMLEFLAENQSPFMVDIYPYYAYRDSPNNVSLDYALFESSSEVIDPNTGLLYTNMFDAQIDALYFALMALNFRTIKIMVTETGWPSKGSPKETAATPDNAQTYNTNLIRHVINDTGTPAKPGEDLDVYIFSLFNENRKSGLESERNWGLFYPDQTSVYNLDMTGKGAVTMTTETNVTSSNGTWCIASSTASEMDLQNALDWACGPGNVDCSAIQPSQPCFEPDNVVSHASFAFNSYYQQNGATDIACGFGGSGIKVNKNPSYDNCLYMTTGSNKTAASNATTALASTTTSSAANALFAWTLSCLLMALLSFL, from the exons ATGGCAAGGGGGTTTAGGCTCATTTTTGCCACTTCACTGCTTCTCACGCTTCTGG GTCTGTGCAGGGGAAGCACGATTGGGGTTTGCTATGGGAGAAATGCAGATGACCTCCCCACACCAGATAAAGTAGCACAGCTGGTTCAGCTTCACAAGATTAAATATTTGAGGATTTATGACTCTAATATTCAGGTTCTTAAGGCCTTTGCTAACACTGGGGTTGAACTCATGATTGGGATTTCGAATTCAGACTTACTCCCATTTTCCCAGTTCCAGTCTAATGCAGACACTTGGCTGAGGAATAGTATTCTTCCATACTACCCAGCCACAAGGATCACACACATAACTGTCGGTGCTGAAGTCACAGAAAGCCCCAATAATGCCTCTTCTATGGTGGTACCTGCCATGAAAAATGTCCTCACAGCTCTGCGAAAAGCTGGTCTGCATAAGAAGATCAAAGTTTCAAGTACCCATTCCCTAGGGATTTTGTCTCGGTCATTCCCACCCTCTGCAGGGGCTTTTAATAGCAGCCATGCATTCTTTCTCAAACCCATGTTGGAATTTCTTGCTGAGAATCAGTCTCCTTTCATGGTTGATATCTATCCTTACTATGCCTACAGAGATTCCCCAAACAACGTGTCTCTAGACTATGCTCTATTTGAGTCATCCTCAGAAGTTATTGATCCAAACACTGGTTTGCTTTACACTAACATGTTTGATGCTCAAATTGATGCTCTATATTTTGCATTGATGGCTCTTAATTTcagaacaattaaaattatggtCACTGAGACAGGCTGGCCTTCAAAAGGATCTCCCAAGGAGACAGCTGCAACTCCTGATAATGCTCAGACTTATAACACCAATCTCATCCGTCACGTCATCAATGACACCGGCACTCCTGCAAAGCCAGGAGAGGATCTAGATGTGTATATCTTCTCATTGTTCAATGAGAACAGAAAGTCTGGTTTAGAATCTGAAAGGAACTGGGGGTTATTTTATCCAGATCAAACAAGTGTTTATAACTTGGATATGACCGGAAAGGGTGCTGTAACCATGACTACAGAAACAAATGTAACAAGCTCAAATGGAACATGGTGTATTGCATCGTCTACCGCTTCAGAAATGGACTTGCAGAATGCCTTAGATTGGGCTTGTGGTCCTGGGAATGTGGACTGCTCTGCTATTCAGCCTAGCCAGCCTTGTTTTGAACCAGATAATGTAGTTTCCCATGCATCTTTTGCATTCAACAGTTACTACCAGCAAAATGGAGCTACTGATATTGCTTGCGGTTTTGGAGGGTCAGGAATCAAAGTTAATAAGAACCCAA GTTATGATAACTGCTTGTATATGACAACAGG GAGCAACAAAACTGCTGCAAGTAATGCAACAACAGCCCTTGCTTCAACCACCACTTCCTCTGCAGCGAATGCGTTGTTTGCTTGGACACTGAGTTGCCTGCTTATGGCTCTGCTCTCATTTCTCTAA
- the LOC117925539 gene encoding profilin-1-like gives MSWQTYVDDHLMCEIEGNHLTAASIIGHDGTVWAQSDSFPQLKPEEITAIMNDFNEPGSLAPTGLYLGGTKYMVIQGESGVVIRGKKGSGGATIKKTNMALIIGIYNEPLTPGQCNMIVERLGDYLIDQGF, from the exons atgTCGTGGCAAACTTACGTGGATGATCATCTGATGTGCGAAATCGAAGGCAATCATCTCACCGCCGCCTCCATCATCGGCCACGACGGCACTGTCTGGGCCCAGAGCGACTCCTTCCCTCAG CTTAAGCCTGAAGAGATCACTGCAATTATGAACGACTTTAATGAACCTGGATCGCTGGCCCCAACTGGGTTATATCTTGGTGGAACAAAATATATGGTGATCCAAGGAGAGTCAGGTGTCGTCATTCGAGGGAAGAAG GGCTCTGGTGGTGCTACGATCAAAAAGACCAATATGGCGTTGATCATTGGTATCTATAACGAGCCACTGACTCCTGGTCAGTGCAACATGATTGTTGAAAGGCTTGGTGACTATCTCATCGATCAgggtttttaa
- the LOC117924698 gene encoding profilin yields the protein MSWQTYVDDHLMCEIDGQGQHLTAAAIVGHDGSIWAQSTSFPEFKTPEITGIMNDFAEPGHLAPTGLYLGGTKYMVIQGEPGAVIRGKKGSGGITIKKTGQALVFGIYEEPVTPGQCNMVVERLGDYLVDQGL from the exons atgtCGTGGCAGACATACGTAGATGACCATCTGATGTGCGAAATCGACGGCCAAGGCCAGCACCTCACCGCCGCTGCCATCGTCGGCCACGACGGCAGCATCTGGGCGCAGAGCACTTCTTTCCCAGAG TTCAAGACTCCAGAGATCACTGGTATCATGAATGATTTTGCAGAACCAGGTCACCTTGCCCCTACTGGCTTATACCTCGGGGGTACAAAGTATATGGTTATTCAGGGAGAGCCTGGGGCTGTCATCCGTGGAAAGAAG GGATCAGGCGGCATCACTATAAAGAAGACTGGTCAGGCACTGGTTTTTGGCATCTATGAGGAACCTGTGACTCCAGGACAATGCAACATGGTTGTTGAAAGGTTGGGGGATTACCTGGTTGATCAGGGCCTGTAG
- the LOC117924464 gene encoding uncharacterized protein LOC117924464: MDPCPFVRLIVESLALKLPQATRPAGSGVHPSTTPCFCKLRIKNFPSQTALLPLCSSGGDPSPDSTISSAGFHLDSALLRRLSGKPLTLRVSVYTGRMGRTCGVSSGKLLGRVHVMINLDGAESRPNVFQNGWLKLGNETSKPSARLHLVVRSEPDPRFVFQFGGEPECSPVVFQIQGNIRQPVFSCKFSADRNSRSRSLASDFNGNNRGWMRSFSNERERPGRERKGWMIMIYDLSGSPVASASMITPFVPSPGSDRVSRSNPGAWLILRPHGFSVSSWKPWGRLEAWRERGPIDGLGYKFELVTDSGPTSGIPIAESTMNIKRGGQFCIDSRIMRDSTLSSLLPLRGFVMGSTVEGEGKVSKPVVQVGVQHVTCMADAALFIALSAAIDLSMDACRLFSRKLRKELCHDEQDSFS, from the exons ATGGATCCGTGTCCGTTCGTGCGGCTCATTGTGGAATCACTGGCTCTGAAACTGCCGCAGGCGACCAGGCCGGCGGGCTCCGGTGTACACCCCTCGACGACGCCCTGCTTCTGCAAACTCAGGATAAAGAATTTTCCGTCGCAGACTGCTCTACTGCCGCTTTGCTCGTCAGGCGGCGACCCATCGCCGGACTCCACCATCTCCTCAGCCGGGTTCCACCTCGACTCCGCCCTGCTGCGGCGGCTCTCCGGCAAGCCCTTGACGCTGCGTGTGTCAGTGTATACTGGCCGCATGGGCCGCACCTGTGGTGTCAGCTCTGGGAAGCTATTGGGCCGCGTCCACGTGATGATCAACTTGGATGGCGCCGAGTCTCGACCCAACGTGTTCCAGAACGGGTGGTTGAAGCTTGGGAACGAAACTAGCAAGCCCTCCGCCCGTTTACACCTCGTCGTCCGGTCCGAACCTGACCCAAGATTCGTCTTCCAGTTCGGCGGCGAACCGGAGTGTAGTCCAGTGGTTTTCCAGATACAGGGGAACATCCGGCAGCCGGTTTTCAGCTGCAAGTTCAGCGCAGACCGGAATTCAAGATCCAG GTCCCTCGCGTCGGACTTCAACGGCAATAATAGAGGATGGATGAGGTCCTTTTCCAACGAGAGAGAACGGCCCGGGAGGGAGCGAAAAGGGTGGATGATCATGATTTACGACCTTTCTGGCTCCCCCGTTGCATCTGCCTCCATGATCACTCCCTTTGTCCCCTCCCCAGGATCCGACCGTGTGTCCAGATCAAACCCTGGCGCCTGGCTCATCCTCCGGCCTCATGGGTTCTCCGTCAGTAGCTGGAAGCCGTGGGGTCGTCTCGAGGCCTGGCGTGAGAGAGGACCAATTGATGGCCTGGGTTACAAGTTTGAGCTTGTAACTGATAGCGGCCCAACTAGTGGGATACCCATTGCTGAATCCACCATGAACATCAAAAGGGGTGGACAATTTTGCATTGATAGTAGAATAATGAGAGATTCTACTTTGAGTTCATTGTTGCCGCTTAGAGGGTTTGTGATGGGCTCAACTGTGGAAGGCGAAGGAAAGGTGAGCAAGCCTGTGGTTCAAGTTGGGGTACAGCATGTAACTTGCATGGCCGATGCTGCTCTATTTATCGCGCTCTCGGCCGCCATTGATCTTAGCATGGATGCTTGCCGCCTTTTCTCACGTAAACTCAGGAAAGAGCTTTGCCATGATGAACAAGATTCCTTCTCTTGA